A genomic stretch from Narcine bancroftii isolate sNarBan1 chromosome 9, sNarBan1.hap1, whole genome shotgun sequence includes:
- the LOC138742801 gene encoding dead end protein homolog 1-like → MANILLKSAAKLAFEAWVAETGIDLVQINGQRKFGGPPPGWKGPPPLIGSEVFIGKLPQDLYEDKLIPLFQSAGKLYEFRLMMTFSGENRGFAYAKYANRWYAQCAIVMLNGHQVRDGCPIVVCRSTEKNELCIEGIPWGRRRVEVLEVLKELTSGVSDLSLHFSTNQKKLAVFAVVKYESHRAAAMAKKRLVEGGIELWGQPIDVDWMKPDGKQRGQQMLLLSDPQPRPLAPAWQLMTREFYLPSIGRTRCSEPADVSQSLSPLEERDGKTQQLHAGEAPGPIDPSFDVIRLLNAYCLKKQLGCPIYSVQPLGSNKRYFLFKVFLPRLAAYFTGVGNLTPKDLALGQDVPKREAARQVLSYLGHSMDFVGFNPPNTSSLESHI, encoded by the exons ATGGCAAACATCTTGTTGAAATCTGCTGCGAAGCTGGCATTTGAGGCCTGGGTGGCAGAAACTGGCATCGACCTGGTCCAGATCAATGGCCAAAGGAAGTTTGGTGGACCCCCTCCAG GCTGGAAGGGGCCTCCTCCCTTGATTGGCTCTGAGGTGTTCATTGGGAAGTTGCCGCAGGACCTGTACGAGGACAAGCTGATCCCGTTGTTCCAGTCAGCTGGAAAACTCTATGAGTTCCGCCTCATGATGACGTTCAGTGGGGAGAACCGAGGGTTCGCCTACGCCAAGTATGCCAACCGCTGGTATGCCCAGTGTGCCATCGTGATGCTCAACGGCCACCAGGTCCGGGACGGCTGCCCCATTGTTGTGTGCAGAAGCACCGAGAAGAACGAGCTGTGCATTGAGGGTATCCCCTGGGGCAGGCGCAGAGTGGAGGTGCTCGAGGTGCTGAAGGAGCTGACCTCGGGCGTGTCCGATCTGTCGCTGCACTTCAGCACCAATCAGAAGAAGTTAGCAGTGTTCGCTGTGGTCAAGTATGAGAGCCATCGAGCAGCTGCAATGGCCAAGAAGAGACTGGTAGAAG GTGGCATTGAGCTCTGGGGCCAGCCCATTGACGTTGATTGGATGAAGCCAGATGGAAAGCAGAGGGGTCAGCAGATGCTTCTTCTGTCTGACCCACAGCCTAGACCCCTGGCCCCTGCCTGGCAGTTGATGACCCGTGAGTTTTACTTGCCATCCATAGGCCGTACCAGATGCTCTGAACCTGCTGATGTCAGCCAGAGCCTCTCGCCCCTggaggagagagatgggaagaCCCAACAGTTGCATGCAGGGGAGGCCCCAGGACCAATCGACCCGAGCTTTGATGTTATCCGCCTCTTGAATGCCTACTGTTTGAAGAAGCAACTTGGGTGCCCGATCTACAGCGTGCAGCCTCTGGGATCCAACAAACgttattttttgtttaaggtcTTCTTGCCAAGACTTGCTGCTTATTTCACTGGGGTGGGGAACCTCACCCCAAAAGATCTGGCTTTGGGGCAGGATGTTCCCAAGCGAGAGGCAGCCCGCCAGGTCCTGTCGTACTTGG